From a single Shewanella donghaensis genomic region:
- a CDS encoding cytochrome P450 codes for MSKSELPDAFEQARVNSGIGHIEDQNDPVTMVLGLKEVRKCAHNWKAFQSGAKPGRIVVPSEVNIRTTRQIPFEVDPPEHKSFRDLLDPWFKRPLDPQYQQQLTDIIESVVEQAIQSDSVEVVEQFSLTLQSQALTLLLNTPLKESETWINWGTHVFRSNDSELDADKAAILYDYIDKQIDLKKANLSNDLYSELLRAEVDGNKLTKEQIKGVMILTFAGGRDTIINAVTNTVAYFAEHPESLERLKQEPEITTKAVEELIRYFSPLTHMGRVATTDTQVCEHAVKADTRISLCWASANRDANVFENPNQIILDRKINPHVGFGFGAHNCLGATHARQILKILVSSLATKVESIEILSKQDNVEHWGEFKRKVGFNQLRVKFTPR; via the coding sequence GTGAGTAAAAGTGAACTACCAGATGCTTTTGAGCAAGCTCGTGTTAATAGCGGAATTGGCCATATTGAAGATCAAAACGATCCTGTCACTATGGTATTAGGCCTTAAAGAAGTCAGAAAGTGCGCCCACAATTGGAAAGCATTTCAGTCGGGTGCCAAGCCTGGTCGTATCGTTGTTCCTTCTGAGGTCAACATCAGAACAACCCGTCAGATCCCTTTTGAAGTAGATCCTCCCGAACATAAAAGTTTTCGAGACTTACTCGATCCCTGGTTCAAAAGACCATTAGATCCGCAATACCAACAGCAGTTAACTGACATTATTGAATCGGTTGTTGAACAAGCTATCCAATCAGATTCTGTTGAAGTCGTTGAGCAGTTCTCACTAACATTACAGTCGCAGGCATTAACCTTATTACTCAATACCCCATTGAAGGAATCTGAAACCTGGATTAATTGGGGAACACATGTCTTTAGAAGTAATGACTCGGAACTGGATGCTGATAAAGCCGCCATTTTATATGACTATATTGATAAGCAAATTGATCTTAAAAAAGCTAACTTATCGAATGACTTATATTCAGAATTATTACGCGCTGAAGTCGATGGTAACAAGCTCACTAAAGAGCAGATAAAAGGTGTCATGATCCTCACCTTTGCTGGAGGAAGAGATACGATTATTAACGCGGTCACCAATACCGTCGCTTACTTTGCAGAGCATCCAGAGTCACTTGAGCGTCTAAAGCAAGAACCTGAAATAACCACTAAAGCCGTTGAAGAGTTGATTCGCTATTTCTCACCTCTTACCCATATGGGGCGCGTCGCCACTACTGACACTCAAGTTTGTGAACACGCCGTCAAGGCTGACACTCGAATTTCACTCTGCTGGGCATCTGCAAATCGCGACGCCAACGTGTTCGAAAACCCCAACCAAATCATTTTAGACCGCAAAATTAACCCACATGTCGGTTTTGGCTTTGGGGCTCACAACTGCTTAGGCGCTACTCACGCGAGACAAATTTTAAAAATTTTAGTATCTAGCCTCGCGACAAAAGTTGAATCAATTGAAATCCTATCAAAGCAAGATAACGTTGAGCACTGGGGCGAATTTAAGCGCAAAGTAGGCTTTAACCAGCTACGAGTAAAGTTTACCCCTAGGTAA
- a CDS encoding tRNA-uridine aminocarboxypropyltransferase: MKIVLLTHERELIRPTNTGQWVTQSMGELAEVITWQRKLPNEALLKLIATQRVGFVFPDAVDSDAIAVSEVDSTPLSTNAVTVSSEKNGSVRMSSDKEMTPLIDFDALVIIDATWQEARKIYNRSPYIKQLEKVSLAPKAESLYQLRRNQVEGGLCTAECAIEILNSIGETEQAKSIMSLLMLQLNRQEK, from the coding sequence ATGAAGATAGTGCTATTAACCCACGAAAGAGAGCTAATCAGACCCACTAATACAGGTCAATGGGTCACTCAATCTATGGGGGAACTCGCAGAAGTAATCACTTGGCAGCGGAAGTTACCAAATGAAGCGTTACTTAAGTTGATAGCGACGCAAAGAGTGGGGTTTGTATTTCCTGATGCGGTTGATAGTGACGCTATTGCAGTATCTGAAGTCGATAGTACGCCGTTATCAACGAACGCTGTAACAGTTAGTTCTGAAAAAAACGGCTCTGTAAGAATGAGTTCTGATAAAGAAATGACTCCATTAATAGACTTTGATGCACTCGTTATAATTGACGCAACATGGCAAGAAGCACGTAAAATCTATAATCGTAGTCCTTACATCAAACAGCTTGAAAAGGTGAGCTTAGCGCCAAAAGCTGAGTCTTTATACCAGCTAAGGCGCAATCAAGTTGAAGGAGGTTTATGCACCGCGGAATGCGCGATCGAAATCCTTAACTCTATCGGTGAAACAGAGCAAGCAAAAAGCATCATGTCTTTGCTTATGCTGCAATTGAACAGGCAAGAAAAGTAG
- a CDS encoding LysE family translocator gives MDLQQLLTLMLSLFILAIVPGPVVFAVISRSFSNGLLAALQLIIGVTLADYLFICIALFGLTALAGIMGPAFIVIQYASAAYLSWLGISLLRTKAPQSNEQEIQTENQHIQEDEQKLAGFSLTRSIPQSLKNCLVGLMIGLSNPKAIIFYVGFFPAFIPATTITILDALSVMLVATIAFGSINFLYALLAIKARTIFNSPKATLYINRFSGSIMLTAGILIAINL, from the coding sequence ATGGATTTACAGCAACTACTGACATTAATGTTAAGTTTATTTATTCTCGCTATCGTGCCAGGACCTGTTGTCTTTGCCGTTATATCTCGTTCTTTTTCAAATGGATTATTAGCCGCTCTACAACTGATTATTGGGGTCACATTAGCTGACTACCTGTTTATTTGTATTGCTTTATTTGGGCTCACCGCGCTTGCAGGTATTATGGGGCCCGCTTTTATTGTGATTCAATATGCTAGCGCCGCCTATTTATCTTGGTTGGGTATTAGCTTACTCAGAACTAAAGCCCCGCAATCAAACGAGCAAGAAATTCAAACTGAGAATCAACACATACAAGAAGATGAACAAAAGCTAGCAGGCTTTTCACTCACGAGATCGATTCCTCAAAGTCTTAAAAACTGTTTGGTTGGATTAATGATTGGTTTAAGCAACCCTAAAGCCATTATCTTCTATGTTGGCTTTTTCCCCGCTTTTATTCCTGCCACAACCATCACGATACTTGATGCACTTAGTGTCATGCTAGTAGCCACCATCGCCTTTGGCAGTATTAATTTTTTATATGCTTTACTGGCAATAAAAGCGAGAACCATATTTAACTCGCCTAAAGCTACACTGTATATAAACCGTTTTTCTGGTTCCATAATGCTCACTGCGGGTATCTTGATAGCGATAAATTTATAA
- a CDS encoding 2Fe-2S iron-sulfur cluster-binding protein gives MMQITFITQENTPITVEADFSSGAQASRSVMELAVENNIDGIDGDCGGVCSCATCHVYVAKEHIDKTGTASEIETDMLELDDNANELSRLCCQIALSETLDGLVLTVAPS, from the coding sequence ATGATGCAAATTACCTTTATTACTCAAGAAAATACCCCTATCACAGTTGAAGCTGACTTTAGTTCTGGAGCGCAAGCCTCGCGTTCAGTAATGGAGCTGGCGGTTGAAAATAATATTGATGGTATTGATGGAGATTGTGGCGGGGTATGTTCCTGCGCCACTTGTCATGTTTATGTCGCCAAAGAGCACATAGATAAAACAGGTACTGCCAGTGAAATTGAGACCGACATGTTAGAGCTTGATGATAATGCCAACGAGTTGAGTCGCCTTTGCTGCCAAATAGCACTATCTGAGACATTAGATGGTTTAGTGCTGACTGTTGCACCGTCTTAG
- a CDS encoding capsule assembly Wzi family protein, translating into MKLKILAGIALLSSFSAHAAWWVEPTDLPLRADIQLLADTGVIIQPVTTFPLMWSGIKKDLDNNIDSPMTVHQKDAYHRVMRAYNKDHQAVTLGASLSGANENARFIGYGNDYRDKAEVEFTAEVTQDWFSGRLAASYHHDAIDGNESRLDNSFAAVKLGNWIVTGGAVQKYWGPGWDSGLIQTTNARPMPGVTLSRNDSNAFETPWLNWIGPWTFTTSFSQMESERHVPETQHWGARGTFKPISKLEVGFSWTMQWGGEGYGNSLSDWWDGLFNGGVSGIDGKDNMLAGYDFKWSDTAWGVPYGIYYERIHEDYHKGKNRLINASNMGGVDMFVAAINTRIFAEYSDTAASCGVESDVYNCMYEHSFYRSGYRYYGRSLGSTYDNDSRVVVLGGITQLEHGQSLSTKFRYAKLNFDGVDIDWSSGGNTVSPGRYERLYQLDASYHRPFFEGKLKLGGTLGYSEYPEIDTSSDWETTVYAGWERDF; encoded by the coding sequence ATGAAGTTAAAAATATTAGCAGGGATAGCACTACTCAGTAGCTTTTCGGCACATGCAGCTTGGTGGGTAGAACCAACAGATTTACCACTTCGAGCAGATATTCAGCTTTTAGCTGACACTGGCGTAATTATTCAGCCTGTTACCACGTTTCCACTTATGTGGTCAGGTATCAAAAAAGACCTAGATAACAATATTGATAGCCCAATGACAGTGCATCAAAAAGATGCATATCATCGAGTCATGCGCGCTTACAATAAAGATCATCAAGCAGTGACATTAGGTGCAAGTCTTAGTGGCGCAAATGAAAATGCCCGATTTATTGGTTACGGTAATGATTATCGCGATAAAGCAGAAGTAGAATTCACTGCTGAAGTCACTCAAGACTGGTTTAGTGGCCGCCTTGCTGCCAGTTACCATCATGATGCTATCGATGGCAACGAATCTCGGTTAGATAACAGTTTTGCCGCAGTGAAACTCGGTAACTGGATTGTCACTGGTGGTGCGGTTCAAAAGTATTGGGGACCAGGTTGGGACTCAGGCTTAATCCAAACAACCAACGCGAGACCAATGCCTGGTGTAACCTTATCACGTAATGACAGTAATGCCTTTGAGACGCCTTGGTTAAACTGGATTGGTCCATGGACTTTTACCACCAGCTTTAGTCAAATGGAATCTGAGCGTCATGTACCTGAAACCCAACATTGGGGAGCACGTGGTACGTTCAAACCTATTTCTAAATTAGAAGTAGGCTTCTCTTGGACTATGCAATGGGGTGGTGAAGGTTACGGCAATAGCCTATCGGACTGGTGGGATGGGTTATTTAATGGGGGAGTCAGTGGAATCGATGGTAAAGATAATATGCTCGCCGGTTATGACTTTAAATGGTCAGACACCGCTTGGGGCGTCCCATATGGTATTTATTACGAACGTATACACGAAGACTATCATAAAGGGAAAAACCGCTTAATTAATGCGTCCAACATGGGGGGGGTAGACATGTTTGTTGCTGCTATCAATACTCGAATTTTTGCTGAGTATTCTGATACAGCAGCATCTTGTGGCGTAGAATCAGATGTATATAACTGCATGTATGAACATAGTTTCTATAGGAGCGGTTACCGATACTATGGCCGTAGCTTAGGCAGTACTTATGATAATGATTCCCGCGTAGTTGTATTGGGCGGAATCACACAGTTAGAACATGGTCAAAGCCTAAGCACCAAATTCCGTTATGCCAAACTTAACTTTGACGGAGTTGATATTGATTGGTCTAGTGGTGGCAACACTGTTTCTCCAGGTCGCTATGAACGCTTATATCAACTAGATGCCAGCTATCATCGTCCTTTCTTTGAAGGTAAGTTAAAGCTAGGCGGCACGCTGGGCTATAGCGAATATCCAGAGATTGATACTAGCAGTGACTGGGAAACAACCGTTTACGCGGGTTGGGAACGCGATTTTTAA
- a CDS encoding NAD(P)/FAD-dependent oxidoreductase yields the protein MTVTPAENQPSKHNDNSTLRCLVIGASHAGVNLAFTLRKQGWLGDICLFDTDPSLPYHRPPLSKGALLNDDQQAPLKSAESYAKANISLKLGISIVQINRDDKSIIDNLGNTHHYNKLILATGARAFLPPIAGIESSQQLFTLRTAKDVEQIKVALSNSPTKRVVIIGGGYIGLETAASLKKLGASVTVLEREPRLLARVTAPIMSDFFAQLHQQHDVGIFLNKNVEAIKLNKQQNSSSQFVTCTDGTQYRADVIIVGVGITVNTELAAESGLKTDNQALNLKGIVVNKNLQTSDNNIYAIGDCTLHHNPYYDRVIRLESVQNAVDQAKIAATALCEVLDINNPKTTGYDALPWFWSDQYNVKLQMVGLAQGYDEVLKRIELDDENKFSVWYFKGNKLLAVDAINHAKAYVIGTKLLKSNAIINKQKLLNSQLECTQQSFVD from the coding sequence ATGACAGTTACACCAGCAGAAAACCAGCCTAGCAAACATAATGACAATTCAACACTAAGGTGCTTAGTGATTGGTGCCAGCCATGCTGGGGTTAACCTTGCTTTTACGTTAAGAAAACAAGGCTGGCTTGGTGATATCTGTCTTTTTGATACCGACCCCTCCCTTCCTTATCACAGACCACCATTATCAAAAGGGGCTCTACTAAATGATGATCAACAAGCCCCTTTAAAATCAGCTGAAAGTTATGCAAAGGCAAATATCTCGCTAAAGCTGGGGATCAGTATTGTTCAGATAAATAGAGACGATAAGTCCATTATTGATAATCTTGGTAACACTCACCATTATAACAAATTGATACTAGCAACTGGGGCTCGCGCGTTTTTACCACCAATAGCTGGAATTGAAAGTTCCCAACAATTATTTACCCTTCGCACAGCCAAAGATGTCGAGCAAATAAAAGTGGCCTTATCAAACAGCCCAACAAAAAGAGTGGTGATTATTGGCGGCGGTTACATCGGTTTAGAAACCGCTGCATCATTGAAAAAACTTGGAGCTAGTGTCACCGTTTTAGAGCGAGAACCTAGGCTATTAGCTCGCGTTACCGCACCAATCATGTCGGATTTTTTTGCTCAATTGCATCAACAACACGATGTCGGAATATTCCTCAATAAGAATGTAGAAGCCATTAAGCTCAATAAACAACAAAACAGCTCTTCTCAATTCGTCACCTGCACTGATGGTACCCAATATCGCGCCGATGTGATTATTGTTGGGGTTGGCATCACAGTTAATACTGAACTGGCCGCTGAATCTGGATTAAAAACAGATAATCAAGCACTCAATTTAAAAGGTATCGTCGTCAATAAAAATCTGCAAACTAGCGACAATAACATCTATGCCATAGGCGATTGCACTTTGCACCACAATCCATATTATGATCGAGTAATAAGATTAGAATCGGTTCAAAATGCGGTAGACCAAGCTAAAATAGCCGCGACAGCATTATGTGAAGTGTTAGACATTAATAACCCCAAAACGACAGGTTATGATGCTCTCCCCTGGTTTTGGTCAGATCAATATAACGTTAAGTTGCAGATGGTAGGGTTAGCCCAAGGTTATGATGAAGTACTAAAACGTATCGAACTAGACGATGAAAACAAGTTTTCAGTTTGGTACTTTAAAGGCAATAAACTATTAGCGGTTGATGCCATAAATCACGCCAAAGCCTATGTCATAGGTACAAAGTTGTTAAAAAGTAATGCAATTATAAATAAGCAGAAATTACTGAATAGCCAGCTTGAGTGTACACAGCAAAGCTTCGTCGATTAA